The sequence GTTCACTGCCGCCGTCGATTCCCTCCAGCAGCGGGTTGACGTGGTACGCGGTCTCGGCGTCGGTCGGCTGGTGGTGATCGGCGACGATCGGCGTAAATCCCTTCCGTTCGGCGTACTCGGTTACGACGTCGAGTTGCCCACTCCCGAAGTCGGTGAACAACACTGTCTCGTAGTCGGTGGCGGCGATGGCGGCGATTGCCTCCTCGTCGAGTTGTTTCTCGAAGGTCGTCGCGACCGGGATCCCGGCCCGCTCCAGCGCCGTCGCGGCGATGGCGGCGCTGGTCAGTCCGTCGGCGTCGATGTGGGATGCCAGCAGGACCTCGTCGGCCTCGCGGAGGCGCCGGGCGGCGGCCCGGGCGGGGCGGGCCAGGGCGGGAATCGGTGCGTCCATCGGGTTGGGGTTGGGCCGGTTTCGGGTTTAAACCTCCGGGTCGCCGTGCAGAAACCGCTCGACTGCCGCCCGACTCTCCTCGTCCGCCCGCACCTGGGCGAACCCGCCACGAACCCGGTCGCGCTCGCCGGATTCTTGCACCCGGGCCGCGACCGCCCGCTTCGTCGTCCGGATCGTCGCCGCCGGCGCGTCCGCGATCGCCTCGACCAGTTCGTCGACGGTGGGCTCGAGTGCGTCCGGCGTGACGACGCGATTGACGAGCCCCCAGTCCGCCGCCCGAGCCGCATCGATGGGCCGGGCGGTCAACGCCAGTTCCATGACGCGTTTCTTGCCGACGGTCTCGGCCACTCGCTCGGCCACGTAGAGGGGATATGCGCCAATGGTCACCTCGGGAAGCGCGAAGGTGGCGTCGTCGGTCGCGACGGCCAGGTCGGCGGCTGCGACCAGTTCGCATCCGCCGCCGTAGGCGAGACCGTTCACCGCCGCCACGACCGGGACGTCGAGGGTTTCGATACCGAAGAGGACGTCCTCGAGAGCCGACAGCAGTTCGTCGATCTCGTCTGCCGTTTCGGCGGCGTCGATCGCGGCGATGTCGTCGCCAGCGCTGAAGACGTCCTCGACGCCAGTGATGACTGCTGTGCGTGTCTCCCGCTCGGCGCGTTCCAGGGCCGCACGGAGGTCACGCCAACCCTCGAGGTGAATGGCGATTTTTCACCGGTCGCCCGACGGCGATCTCCCACTCGCTGATCCATCCTACCCTCCGCATTGCTCGTAGGTTATCATACCCCATACCCAGGAGGGACCACGAAAAGAACTGTCGGCCGTTTCGCCTCAGTCGAGCGCGTCGACGACCGCCCGCGCGAGCGCGTCGAAGGTGGCGTCGTCAGGGACGACCGCGCATTCGAGACCCGCCGCCCCGGCCGTCTCCCGGGTCGGCGGGCCGATACAGCCAACCGTCACGTTCGCCATGACCTCGCGCAGTTCGGCGGCCACGCCACGCTCCCTGGCGGCGTCGAAGAAGTGTTTCACGGTCAGCGAGGAGGTGAACAGGACGGCGTCGAGATTCCCTTCGATCGCCCGGTCGATCGACGTCCCCGCCTCGGCGGGCCTGACGAGCCGATAGAGAACCGTCTCGTGGACGTCCGCCCCCGCGGCGGCCAGGCCATCGAGGAGGACCTCACTCCCGTGATCGCTGCGGGCCACTTCGACGGTGGCACCCTGGACCTCGTCTTCGAGTGCGGCGACCAGCCCCTCGGATGTGTACTCCTCGGGGACGATGTTCACGGTGAACCCGGCCTGCTCGGCCCGCTCGGCCGTTTTCGGACCGATGGCGGCGAGTCGCTGGCCCTCCGGCGCCCACCCACGGCCCGCCGCGAGTCCGATGCCGGTCGTGCTCGTGAAAACGACGTAGGCAGCGTCGGATCGCGGGACTGCGCCGGTGGCCTCGACGGCGAGCATCGGATCGGGGACGGGCTCGACGCCGAGCGATTCGAGGAGGGTGACCGCCGCCTCGATGCGTTCGTCGTCCGGCCGGAAGACCGCTACCGTCGCGGTCATTGCGCCGCCTCCTCGATGAGTTCGCGCGCGCCGCGGTCGGCCAGGTCCGCCGCGAAGTCCCGTGCCGCCGCGGCGTACCCTTCGACATCGAGGTCGCGCGTCTCGGCGATCGCCTCGGTTCCGTCCAGATTCAACACCTGGACGCGGGTCGAGACGGCGTCGCCCTTGATGTGGGCGTGAATCCCGATCGGGGCGACGCAGCCTCCACCGAGTTCGTCCAGGACGATCCGCTCGGCAGTCGTCGCCACGCGGGAGTGGGGGTGATCGAGCGCTTCGAACAGCCGCTCTGCCAGCTCGCTGTCCGAACGGGTCGTGACGGCGAGCGCCCCCTGTCCCGCGGAGGGCACGTGGTGTTGTCTCGAGAGATCGGACATCGACACGGCGTCGGTCAGCCCGCTGCGCTCGAGACCGGCCCGGGCGAGCACGATGGCGTCGTACTCCGTGTCGACCTCGCGTTCCATCGCCTGGCGGTCGAGTTCGGACCGGTCGTCGAACCACTCCTCGACGGATCGCTCGAAGGTCGGGCCGTCATCGTGGACGTCCCGATCGTCGGTTCGTTTTCGATCGCGCTCTTTGTCGCTTCTGTCGGCCTTCTTGGCCTCGAGACGTCGCTCGTGCTCGGCCTGGAGGCGGGGCGCCAGGAGCTTTTGCACCCGCGTGTCGACGTTCCCCCGCAACGGTTCGACGGCGAGATCCGGACGCCGTGCGAGTATCTGTGCGCCCCGGCGGAGACTCGACGTTCCGACGGTGGCCCCGGCCGGGAGGGTGCCGAGGTCCTCACCCGTTGGCGACAGGAGGACGTCGACGGGACTGGCCCGGCGTGGGACCGCAGCGACGACGATGTCGTCGGGCTGGTCCGTGGGAACGTCCTTCATCGAGTGGACGGCGGCGTCCACCTCACCGTCGAGGACCCGCTCGTCCAGGGCACGAACGAACGCCCCGGTCTTGCCCAGATCTTGAATGAGTGCGTCGTCGATTCGATCTCCGGTCGTCTCCACTTCGACCAGCGTCGCCTCGATCCGATGGTCCTCGAGGCGCTCCGCGACCGTTCTGGCCTGCCGGAGCGCCAGGTCGGACCCCCTCGTGGCGACCGCGATGGACTCGCGCGTGCTCATAGGGTCGAATCGGGCCCCGACTGCAAAGTTCCTGTCGTCCCGCCGCGCCGCTCGAATGTGGTGATATTGGGCAATTGACGATGGTCTATACGCCAGATGTCGTCCCTAACGATGGTGGTTCTGTTTATAAGGTCGTGGCTGAGAAAACCCAACATGATTGAATCCGTCGGGGTAGCGCACGGCTAGAACGCAACGCAATGCAGACGCCATATGAATACCACCCAAAAGAGTCTACGAGAGCGTGAATCAGCGGAATCCGAAACCGAAGCGACCGAATCTGTCCAGCAGTGTCCCGAATGCGAGGGGACGCTCGCCCGCGACGAAGAACGAGGTGAGACGGTGTGTGAGGACTGCGGCCTGGTTGTCGACGAGGAGCAGATCGATCCCGGACCGGAGTGGCGGGCCTACGACGCACAGGACAGAGAACAGAAGCGTCGGGTCGGTCCGCCGAAGACGAAGCTGATGCATGACGAAGGGCTGTCGACCACCATCGACTGGCGGGATACCGACACCAACGGCCGTGTCCTCTCGTCGCGGAAACGCAAACAGATGCACCGTTTGCGCCGCCTGGACAACACCTCCAAGGCCAATCCAAGTCGCGCGAGGACCCTGCAACCGGCGCTCAAGGAGATATCGCGGATGGGATCGGCCCTCGGCCTGCCGAGTCACGTCCGCGAGACGGCCAGTGTGATTTTCCGACGTGCCCTCGACGAAGACCTGGTGCGCGGTCGGTCGATCGAGGGTGTATCCACCGCGGCGCTCTACGCGGCCGCCCGGAAGGCGAACGTCCCGCGGACCACCGACGAGATGGAGCGGGTCTGCCGGGTCGGCGTCAAGGAGTTCCAGCGGACCTACCGGTACCTGAACCGCGAACTGGGTCTGGAGGTCCGCCCGGTCGACCCCGGGACCTACATCGACCGGTTCATCTCCGATCTGGGGCTCTCGACGGAGGTCGAGCGGTGTGCCAGGACGCTGCTCGACGCCGCCAAAGCGCAGGGGCTCCACAGCGGCAAAAAACCCACGAGCCTGGCCGCGGCCGCCATCTACGCCGCCGGCGTCCTGACGAACGAGAAGGTGACCCAGGAGGAGGTCAGCGAGGTGACCGACGTGACGAAGGTGACCATCAGGAAGCGCTATCCGGAACTGGTCGAGGCCGTCGACATGGACGAGACGGCCTGTGCGTCCCTCTGATCAGAGGACGTTCTTGTAGGTTTCCAGGGTCTCCTCGACATCCGCTTCGGTGTGGGCGGCGCTGACGAACTGCGACTCGAACTGGTTGGCGGTGAGGAACACGCCTTCTTCGAGCATCTCCTGCCAGAAGAGCCGCTCCCAGCGATCGGTCGCGGCGGCGTCGACGTCAGCGCCGTTTTTCGGACAGCTTTCGAAGCGATCGCAGGACTCGTCCTGGCGACACCCTCCACTGCAGGCGTCCGTCTGCGATTCGCCCCGGCGGGTAAAGATGACCTTGAACATGCTGTCCCGCCCGGCGACCGTGTACTCGGGCGCCCGGTCGGCGACGATATCGGACAGCCCCTCGCG is a genomic window of Halanaeroarchaeum sulfurireducens containing:
- a CDS encoding uroporphyrinogen-III synthase, with the translated sequence MTATVAVFRPDDERIEAAVTLLESLGVEPVPDPMLAVEATGAVPRSDAAYVVFTSTTGIGLAAGRGWAPEGQRLAAIGPKTAERAEQAGFTVNIVPEEYTSEGLVAALEDEVQGATVEVARSDHGSEVLLDGLAAAGADVHETVLYRLVRPAEAGTSIDRAIEGNLDAVLFTSSLTVKHFFDAARERGVAAELREVMANVTVGCIGPPTRETAGAAGLECAVVPDDATFDALARAVVDALD
- a CDS encoding enoyl-CoA hydratase/isomerase family protein, which codes for MAIHLEGWRDLRAALERAERETRTAVITGVEDVFSAGDDIAAIDAAETADEIDELLSALEDVLFGIETLDVPVVAAVNGLAYGGGCELVAAADLAVATDDATFALPEVTIGAYPLYVAERVAETVGKKRVMELALTARPIDAARAADWGLVNRVVTPDALEPTVDELVEAIADAPAATIRTTKRAVAARVQESGERDRVRGGFAQVRADEESRAAVERFLHGDPEV
- the hemC gene encoding hydroxymethylbilane synthase, which produces MSTRESIAVATRGSDLALRQARTVAERLEDHRIEATLVEVETTGDRIDDALIQDLGKTGAFVRALDERVLDGEVDAAVHSMKDVPTDQPDDIVVAAVPRRASPVDVLLSPTGEDLGTLPAGATVGTSSLRRGAQILARRPDLAVEPLRGNVDTRVQKLLAPRLQAEHERRLEAKKADRSDKERDRKRTDDRDVHDDGPTFERSVEEWFDDRSELDRQAMEREVDTEYDAIVLARAGLERSGLTDAVSMSDLSRQHHVPSAGQGALAVTTRSDSELAERLFEALDHPHSRVATTAERIVLDELGGGCVAPIGIHAHIKGDAVSTRVQVLNLDGTEAIAETRDLDVEGYAAAARDFAADLADRGARELIEEAAQ
- a CDS encoding transcription initiation factor IIB; the encoded protein is MNTTQKSLRERESAESETEATESVQQCPECEGTLARDEERGETVCEDCGLVVDEEQIDPGPEWRAYDAQDREQKRRVGPPKTKLMHDEGLSTTIDWRDTDTNGRVLSSRKRKQMHRLRRLDNTSKANPSRARTLQPALKEISRMGSALGLPSHVRETASVIFRRALDEDLVRGRSIEGVSTAALYAAARKANVPRTTDEMERVCRVGVKEFQRTYRYLNRELGLEVRPVDPGTYIDRFISDLGLSTEVERCARTLLDAAKAQGLHSGKKPTSLAAAAIYAAGVLTNEKVTQEEVSEVTDVTKVTIRKRYPELVEAVDMDETACASL